One Manduca sexta isolate Smith_Timp_Sample1 chromosome 26, JHU_Msex_v1.0, whole genome shotgun sequence genomic region harbors:
- the LOC115444647 gene encoding uncharacterized protein LOC115444647 isoform X4, translating into MAQYFQIVGQGHSLTIEDLQRYCPNICLDGIIVNQDEQQYGQQQVVVQQADQPNDIIVSEGVPQQLVVSDGLQYQQQYIIRHDPPQPRPDFQQQPPPQQPQQQQAQQQQQQQQQQQQQQQQQQQQQQQQQQQQQQQALHRHQLVSPGHVLSQPTVIHPAQQPPPQPPPLPPQPQHAPQQSQSQSQQQPLSRASPQLIQHLQHQQHHQQIHLQQLQQHLQQQQHQHMQPQQIQHQQVVMHAAYINQAGTANRAPTPRLLNQALSAGGGMALVRSPGVAAGGAAGTPVRSVRPRRLATRSPLPNARLLNPHQQQCGAGSPGVSAGVGGVGGVGPSSAGGVQGPRAVPPRVLNPHAHAHSAHALHRPPRPRTPLHQQVQHPLTQTHQQHQLSQHVISQQVHSQQLNQLKHNHHQILNQQNQTHSQPTRIITPQGTIVTQSLQSQIPQHAVVQQNQNNGPLPQQNTISTIPQRTSPHPQQMQQQIKKVVVQPNNANDMDDLEESITAAIVQKHPVTENISAQPPQSFHAPAPTIRQNHPAGPIAQHQQMTFTPQHYQQQQQQITYEQPHAQQMPQTLTQLLMEPDNAEEERQVLTFTNGQRITLAEYKRLHQTPRTPLQQQQQQQQQSRDSGRQTLVRSKEQQRPVQRVPPMQTQQQVPQHENNEATSGPSEQSSEPQSAKMLIFLQNGEQRLITFTLPKESCTLQEVLEQVNVPFSEETHIQCMQNTSSEIDYFVSVGTTTRIEEMLENHPMLLGDINSRSSPNVSQPQSSEMSTPEKIQCPENVNNSPDSPGQRSPPPRHVDGMLAVCKSCGYTGFNFNRCERCKRVFTEEPKSVPIPSKKVEQKKKEPEKTILEKQNACSEGIKLNLLKTTMKTYNKTPVQEKKPTRVRKPRGKQPDPEPVILTLSSDEEDSNSSMMSNQNESISMKEPSLSEIEGGTPDSGIGLDQMDDCSREGISPSSLQGIVTSLNCRTIRIGSYRYTPTEKVYISSRGIKIVAPSLKNESKEVALQIQLKEVVKLLVHFGKGLPVIFLYTMSKCSNYIRKALDMVEDGGPYYNPMSKIDPYKRITLLPDSIPDDAKLALKTLFGKLMDELNSREANELLVRTCPKESNNVTKMTTRSLSASTTATKSSNPAEIRQILIYPPGKGGIPINTEDYMCLAQDQFLNDVIIDFYLKYLVHEMFSNSQREKTHIFSTFFYKRLTTKPSKVNRSSNPHEWDSSLTPAQKRHARVKTWTKNVNIFDKDFIVVPINENCHWFVAIICFPSLDGCRSMVDNRTVTPQEIKKKERRSSMQIGNTTITPLTKQEQLTLSCDSDNLSERDEAEAEESDLDMQCDSDEDEPEKSPVEKKVEENIIRKNEPIKQPCILIFDSLAGASRSRVVATLRDYLTCEHQAKVAQTKIFNKDNIKGSCPKIPQQNNFTDCGLYLLQYVEQFFKDPVMDYSLPIKQLANWFDEIVVTRKREEISNLLKSLMHKYNPDSHLTLPDITFPTLNGKLIESDDQQDEGSEGDKANSSSSKPLKSEGKESEVQTLTFVKQIPGADILVKRNFSDSPDTIQVRKTIRLSSDSENRSMVQIKQELFKKNDSENQILIPIKLQASDLVKDIQNTLIVNKNNKNMGDKKHGVHNQNVSAINCIRQNVGESDTSFLKSRRVNKLEDIMSESNKKFKRNEC; encoded by the exons ATGGCACAATATTTCCAAATTGTTGGACAAGGACATTCACTGACAATAGAAGATCTACAAAGATACTGCCCTAATATATGTTTAGATGGAATAATTGTAAATCAAGATGAACAGCAATATGGCCAACAACAG gTGGTGGTCCAACAAGCTGATCAGCCAAATGACATCATTGTTAGTGAGGGAGTACCTCAGCAATTGGTTGTTAGTGATGGCTTGCAATATCAACAGCAATATATTATTCGCCATGATCCACCTCAACCTCGTCCTGATTTCCAACAACAACCTCCACCCCAACAACCCCAGCAGCAACAGGCACAACAACAACAGCAACAGCAAcaacagcagcagcagcagcagcaacAACAACAGCAACAACAACAGCAACAACAACAGCAACAGCAACAACAAGCATTACACAGACATcag CTAGTGAGTCCAGGACACGTTCTATCTCAGCCTACTGTCATACATCCTGCGCAACAACCGCCGCCACAGCCGCCGCCTCTTCCGCCTCAGCCGCAACATGCTCCTCAGCAATCT CAATCTCAATCTCAACAACAACCGCTGTCGAGAGCATCGCCACAACTTATCCAGCATCTTCAACATCAGCAGCACCACCAACAAATCCACCTGCAACAACTGCAGCAACACCTGCAGCAGCAACAACACCAGCACATGCAGCCGCAACAGATACAGCATCAACAAGTCGTGATGCACGCGGCCTATATCAATCAAGCT GGCACGGCAAATAGGGCCCCAACTCCAAGGTTGTTGAATCAGGCGCTAAGCGCGGGCGGCGGCATGGCGCTGGTGCGCTCGCCGGGcgtcgcggcgggcggcgcggccggCACGCCCGTGCGCAGCGTGCGTCCGCGCCGCCTCGCCACGCGCTCGCCGCTACCCAATGCACGTCTGCTCAACCCGCACCAGCAGCAG TGTGGCGCGGGTTCGCCGGGCGTGTCGGCAGGCGTCGGTGGCGTCGGTGGCGTGGGCCCATCGAGCGCAGGCGGCGTGCAAGGACCGCGCGCGGTGCCGCCCCGCGTGCTCAACCCGCACGCGCATGCGCACTCCGCACACGCGTTGCACCGGCCGCCGCGTCCACGCACGCCACTGCACCAGCAAGTGCag CACCCGCTCACGCAGACGCATCAACAGCACCAGCTGTCACAACATGTGATAAGTCAACAAGTTCATTCCCAGCAATTGAACCAACTTAAACATAACCACCATCAG ATCCTTAATCAACAGAACCAAACACACTCTCAGCCTACAAGAATAATAACACCACAGGGAACAATCGTCACCCAAAGCCTACAGTCCCAAATACCCCAACACGCAGTTGTGCAACAAAACCAAAATAATGGACCTCTACCTCAGCAGAATACAATCAGCACCATTCCGCAAAGAACGTCTCCCCACCCCCAGCAAAtgcaacaacaaataaaaaaggtcgTAGTCCAGCCCAACAATGCTAACGATATGGATGATTTAGAAGAAAGTATAACGGCAGCAATAGTTCAAAAACACCCGGTAACTGAGAATATTAGTGCGCAGCCGCCGCAATCATTTCACGCGCCGGCGCCGACGATACGACAGAACCACCCCGCTGGACCCATCGCGCAGCACCAACAAATGACGTTCACCCCGCAGCATTATCAACAGCAACAACAACAAATAACCTATGAACAGCCCCACGCACAGCAGATGCCACAGACACTCACACAATTGCTAATGGAACCTGATAACGCGGAAGAAGAACGACAAGTATTAACATTTACAAACGGACAAAGAATTACACTAGCTGAATATAAAAGGTTACACCAAACACCACGGACACCTttacaacaacaacaacagcaACAACAGCAATCTAG AGATAGCGGTCGACAGACATTAGTTAGAAGTAAAGAGCAGCAGAGGCCAGTGCAACGAGTACCGCCAATGCAAACTCAACAACAGGTTCCTCAGCATG aaaACAATGAAGCTACAAGTGGGCCTTCAGAGCAGTCTTCAGAACCACAATCTGCcaaaatgttgatatttttacaaaatggaGAACAGAGACTAATTACATTTACACTGCCAAAAGAAAGTTGTACGCTTCAAGAAGTTCTTGAACAG GTCAATGTACCATTTTCAGAGGAGACTCATATCCAGTGTATGCAGAATACTAGTAGTGAAATTGATTACTTTGTATCAGTTGGTACAACTACTAGAATTGAAGAAATGTTGGAAAATCATCCG aTGTTACTGGGTGATATAAATAGTAGAAGTTCGCCAAATGTATCTCAACCTCAAAGTAGTGAAATGTCCACGCCGGAGAAAATTCAGTGTCCGGAAAATG tAAATAATAGTCCTGATTCTCCCGGACAACGGTCTCCGCCGCCGCGTCACGTGGACGGTATGCTGGCTGTGTGTAAATCTTGTGGCTACACTGGATTCAACTTTAACAGATGTGAAAG GTGTAAAAGAGTATTTACTGAAGAGCCTAAAAGTGTACCAATACCTAGTAAAAAAGTAGAACAAAAGAAAAAGGAACCTGAAAAAACTATATTAGAAAAACAAAA tgcATGCAGTGAAGgtattaaacttaatttattaaagactACAATGAAGACATATAATAAGACA ccAGTACAAGAGAAAAAACCAACAAGAGTAAGAAAACCAAGAGGCAAACAGCCCGACCCAGAGCCCGTGATATTGACCCTTAGTTCAGACGAAGAAGACTCAAATAGTTCAATGATGAGTAATCAg aatgaaTCAATTAGTATGAAAGAGCCCTCGCTAAGTGAGATTGAAGGCGGCACACCAGACAGCGGTATTGGACTTGACCAAATGGACG ATTGCAGTAGGGAAGGAATCAGCCCAAGTTCTTTACAAGGAATTGTTACATCTCTTAATTGTCGGACAATCAGAATTGGTTCATACAGATATACACCTACAGAAAag GTATACATATCATCCAGAGGCATAAAAATAGTTGCACCATCATTGAAAAATGAGTCCAAAGAGGTTGCTCTTCAGATACAGTTAAAAGAAGTAGTGAAACTATTAGTGCATTTTGGCAAAGGATTAccagtgatatttttatacacaatgaGTAAATGCAGTAACTACATAAGGAAAGCACTGGATATGGTAGAAGATGGAG GGCCTTACTACAATCCAATGTCAAAAATCGATCCATATAAAAGGATAACGCTATTACCAGACTCTATCCCCGACGACGCTAAATTggcattaaaaacattatttggaAAACTGATGGATGAGTTAAACTCTCGAGAAGCAAATGAACTTTTAGTAAGGACATGTCCTAAAGAAAGCAATAATGTCACAAAAATGACTACTAGGTCTTTAAGTGCTTCCACTACAGCAACTAAGAG CTCAAATCCTGCTGAAATaagacaaatattaatttacccaCCTGGGAAAGGCGGTATTCCTATCAACACAGAAGATTATATGTGTCTAGCTCAAGATCAGTTTTTAAATGATGTcattatagatttttatctaaaatatttggTTCATGAAATGTTCTCAAATAGCCAGAGAGAAAAGACTCATATTTTTAGTACCTTCTTTTATAAAAGGCTCACTACCAAACCTAGCAAAGTGAATAGAAGTTCAAATCCTCACGAGTGGGATAGCAGTTTAACTCCAGCCCAAAAGAGGCATGCTCGGGTAAAAACCTGgacaaaaaatgttaatatttttgacaaagATTTTATTGTAGTTCCTATTAATGAGAATTGCCATTGGTTTGTGGCTATTATTTGTTTTCCCAGTTTAGATGGATGTAGAAGTATGGTAGACAATCGCACTGTTACaccacaagaaataaaaaagaaag AACGAAGATCATCTATGCAAATAGGTAATACAACAATAACACCACTAACTAAACAGGAACAACTTACTCTTAGCTGTGATTCTGATAATTTAAGTGAGCGTGATGAAGCTGAAGCAGag GAGAGTGATTTGGATATGCAATGTGATTCAGATGAGGATGAACCTGAAAAGAGTCCTGTTGAAAAGAAAGTAgaggaaaatattattagaaaaaacgAACCCATTAAACA acCATGTATATTGATATTTGATTCTCTCGCGGGTGCGTCGAGATCTCGTGTCGTAGCCACTTTACGAGATTATCTTACGTGTGAACATCAAGCAAAG GTAGCCCAGACgaagatttttaataaagataacattaaaGGCAGCTGTCCAAAAATTccgcaacaaaataattttacagacTGTGGTTTATATTTGTTGCAATATGTTGAACAGTTTTTTAAG gaCCCAGTTATGGATTATAGTCTCCCGATTAAACAGTTAGCAAATTGGTTTGATGAAATAGTTGTTACTCGCAAAAGGGAAGAGAtctcaaatttattaaaaagtttaatgcACAAATATAATCCAGATTCGCATTTAACTTTACCTGATATAACATTCCCTACATTAAATG GTAAATTAATAGAATCAGATGATCAACAAGATGAAGGTTCTGAAGGTGATAAGGCTAATTCAAGTTCCAGCAAACCACTAAAGTCTGAGGGCAAAGAGTCTGAAGTACAAACCCTGACATTTGTAAAACAGATTCCTGGTGCTGATATTCTAGTGAAACGCAATTTCTCGGATTCTCCTGACACCATACAAGTGCGAAAGACTATCAGACTCTCGAGTGATTCAGAGAACAGATCTATGGTTCAAATCAAACAAGAATTATTCAAGAAAAATGACAGCGAAAATCAAATTTTGATACCTATAAAGTTACAAGCCAGTGACTTAGTTAAAGACATTCAAAACACTTTAATagttaataagaataataaaaatatgggtGATAAAAAACATGGTGTACATAATCAGAATGTATCTGCTATAAACTGTATTCGACAAAATGTTGGCGAGAGTGATACTTCATTCCTTAAATCACGAAGGGTAAATAAACTTGAAGATATAATGAGTGAatctaataaaaagtttaagagGAATGAATGTTGA
- the LOC115444647 gene encoding putative mediator of RNA polymerase II transcription subunit 26 isoform X6, translating into MAQYFQIVGQGHSLTIEDLQRYCPNICLDGIIVNQDEQQYGQQQVVVQQADQPNDIIVSEGVPQQLVVSDGLQYQQQYIIRHDPPQPRPDFQQQPPPQQPQQQQAQQQQQQQQQQQQQQQQQQQQQQQQQQQQQQQALHRHQQSQSQQQPLSRASPQLIQHLQHQQHHQQIHLQQLQQHLQQQQHQHMQPQQIQHQQVVMHAAYINQAGTANRAPTPRLLNQALSAGGGMALVRSPGVAAGGAAGTPVRSVRPRRLATRSPLPNARLLNPHQQQCGAGSPGVSAGVGGVGGVGPSSAGGVQGPRAVPPRVLNPHAHAHSAHALHRPPRPRTPLHQQVQHPLTQTHQQHQLSQHVISQQVHSQQLNQLKHNHHQILNQQNQTHSQPTRIITPQGTIVTQSLQSQIPQHAVVQQNQNNGPLPQQNTISTIPQRTSPHPQQMQQQIKKVVVQPNNANDMDDLEESITAAIVQKHPVTENISAQPPQSFHAPAPTIRQNHPAGPIAQHQQMTFTPQHYQQQQQQITYEQPHAQQMPQTLTQLLMEPDNAEEERQVLTFTNGQRITLAEYKRLHQTPRTPLQQQQQQQQQSRDSGRQTLVRSKEQQRPVQRVPPMQTQQQVPQHENNEATSGPSEQSSEPQSAKMLIFLQNGEQRLITFTLPKESCTLQEVLEQVNVPFSEETHIQCMQNTSSEIDYFVSVGTTTRIEEMLENHPMLLGDINSRSSPNVSQPQSSEMSTPEKIQCPENVNNSPDSPGQRSPPPRHVDGMLAVCKSCGYTGFNFNRCERCKRVFTEEPKSVPIPSKKVEQKKKEPEKTILEKQNACSEGIKLNLLKTTMKTYNKTPVQEKKPTRVRKPRGKQPDPEPVILTLSSDEEDSNSSMMSNQNESISMKEPSLSEIEGGTPDSGIGLDQMDDCSREGISPSSLQGIVTSLNCRTIRIGSYRYTPTEKVYISSRGIKIVAPSLKNESKEVALQIQLKEVVKLLVHFGKGLPVIFLYTMSKCSNYIRKALDMVEDGGPYYNPMSKIDPYKRITLLPDSIPDDAKLALKTLFGKLMDELNSREANELLVRTCPKESNNVTKMTTRSLSASTTATKSSNPAEIRQILIYPPGKGGIPINTEDYMCLAQDQFLNDVIIDFYLKYLVHEMFSNSQREKTHIFSTFFYKRLTTKPSKVNRSSNPHEWDSSLTPAQKRHARVKTWTKNVNIFDKDFIVVPINENCHWFVAIICFPSLDGCRSMVDNRTVTPQEIKKKERRSSMQIGNTTITPLTKQEQLTLSCDSDNLSERDEAEAEESDLDMQCDSDEDEPEKSPVEKKVEENIIRKNEPIKQPCILIFDSLAGASRSRVVATLRDYLTCEHQAKVAQTKIFNKDNIKGSCPKIPQQNNFTDCGLYLLQYVEQFFKDPVMDYSLPIKQLANWFDEIVVTRKREEISNLLKSLMHKYNPDSHLTLPDITFPTLNGKLIESDDQQDEGSEGDKANSSSSKPLKSEGKESEVQTLTFVKQIPGADILVKRNFSDSPDTIQVRKTIRLSSDSENRSMVQIKQELFKKNDSENQILIPIKLQASDLVKDIQNTLIVNKNNKNMGDKKHGVHNQNVSAINCIRQNVGESDTSFLKSRRVNKLEDIMSESNKKFKRNEC; encoded by the exons ATGGCACAATATTTCCAAATTGTTGGACAAGGACATTCACTGACAATAGAAGATCTACAAAGATACTGCCCTAATATATGTTTAGATGGAATAATTGTAAATCAAGATGAACAGCAATATGGCCAACAACAG gTGGTGGTCCAACAAGCTGATCAGCCAAATGACATCATTGTTAGTGAGGGAGTACCTCAGCAATTGGTTGTTAGTGATGGCTTGCAATATCAACAGCAATATATTATTCGCCATGATCCACCTCAACCTCGTCCTGATTTCCAACAACAACCTCCACCCCAACAACCCCAGCAGCAACAGGCACAACAACAACAGCAACAGCAAcaacagcagcagcagcagcagcaacAACAACAGCAACAACAACAGCAACAACAACAGCAACAGCAACAACAAGCATTACACAGACATcag CAATCTCAATCTCAACAACAACCGCTGTCGAGAGCATCGCCACAACTTATCCAGCATCTTCAACATCAGCAGCACCACCAACAAATCCACCTGCAACAACTGCAGCAACACCTGCAGCAGCAACAACACCAGCACATGCAGCCGCAACAGATACAGCATCAACAAGTCGTGATGCACGCGGCCTATATCAATCAAGCT GGCACGGCAAATAGGGCCCCAACTCCAAGGTTGTTGAATCAGGCGCTAAGCGCGGGCGGCGGCATGGCGCTGGTGCGCTCGCCGGGcgtcgcggcgggcggcgcggccggCACGCCCGTGCGCAGCGTGCGTCCGCGCCGCCTCGCCACGCGCTCGCCGCTACCCAATGCACGTCTGCTCAACCCGCACCAGCAGCAG TGTGGCGCGGGTTCGCCGGGCGTGTCGGCAGGCGTCGGTGGCGTCGGTGGCGTGGGCCCATCGAGCGCAGGCGGCGTGCAAGGACCGCGCGCGGTGCCGCCCCGCGTGCTCAACCCGCACGCGCATGCGCACTCCGCACACGCGTTGCACCGGCCGCCGCGTCCACGCACGCCACTGCACCAGCAAGTGCag CACCCGCTCACGCAGACGCATCAACAGCACCAGCTGTCACAACATGTGATAAGTCAACAAGTTCATTCCCAGCAATTGAACCAACTTAAACATAACCACCATCAG ATCCTTAATCAACAGAACCAAACACACTCTCAGCCTACAAGAATAATAACACCACAGGGAACAATCGTCACCCAAAGCCTACAGTCCCAAATACCCCAACACGCAGTTGTGCAACAAAACCAAAATAATGGACCTCTACCTCAGCAGAATACAATCAGCACCATTCCGCAAAGAACGTCTCCCCACCCCCAGCAAAtgcaacaacaaataaaaaaggtcgTAGTCCAGCCCAACAATGCTAACGATATGGATGATTTAGAAGAAAGTATAACGGCAGCAATAGTTCAAAAACACCCGGTAACTGAGAATATTAGTGCGCAGCCGCCGCAATCATTTCACGCGCCGGCGCCGACGATACGACAGAACCACCCCGCTGGACCCATCGCGCAGCACCAACAAATGACGTTCACCCCGCAGCATTATCAACAGCAACAACAACAAATAACCTATGAACAGCCCCACGCACAGCAGATGCCACAGACACTCACACAATTGCTAATGGAACCTGATAACGCGGAAGAAGAACGACAAGTATTAACATTTACAAACGGACAAAGAATTACACTAGCTGAATATAAAAGGTTACACCAAACACCACGGACACCTttacaacaacaacaacagcaACAACAGCAATCTAG AGATAGCGGTCGACAGACATTAGTTAGAAGTAAAGAGCAGCAGAGGCCAGTGCAACGAGTACCGCCAATGCAAACTCAACAACAGGTTCCTCAGCATG aaaACAATGAAGCTACAAGTGGGCCTTCAGAGCAGTCTTCAGAACCACAATCTGCcaaaatgttgatatttttacaaaatggaGAACAGAGACTAATTACATTTACACTGCCAAAAGAAAGTTGTACGCTTCAAGAAGTTCTTGAACAG GTCAATGTACCATTTTCAGAGGAGACTCATATCCAGTGTATGCAGAATACTAGTAGTGAAATTGATTACTTTGTATCAGTTGGTACAACTACTAGAATTGAAGAAATGTTGGAAAATCATCCG aTGTTACTGGGTGATATAAATAGTAGAAGTTCGCCAAATGTATCTCAACCTCAAAGTAGTGAAATGTCCACGCCGGAGAAAATTCAGTGTCCGGAAAATG tAAATAATAGTCCTGATTCTCCCGGACAACGGTCTCCGCCGCCGCGTCACGTGGACGGTATGCTGGCTGTGTGTAAATCTTGTGGCTACACTGGATTCAACTTTAACAGATGTGAAAG GTGTAAAAGAGTATTTACTGAAGAGCCTAAAAGTGTACCAATACCTAGTAAAAAAGTAGAACAAAAGAAAAAGGAACCTGAAAAAACTATATTAGAAAAACAAAA tgcATGCAGTGAAGgtattaaacttaatttattaaagactACAATGAAGACATATAATAAGACA ccAGTACAAGAGAAAAAACCAACAAGAGTAAGAAAACCAAGAGGCAAACAGCCCGACCCAGAGCCCGTGATATTGACCCTTAGTTCAGACGAAGAAGACTCAAATAGTTCAATGATGAGTAATCAg aatgaaTCAATTAGTATGAAAGAGCCCTCGCTAAGTGAGATTGAAGGCGGCACACCAGACAGCGGTATTGGACTTGACCAAATGGACG ATTGCAGTAGGGAAGGAATCAGCCCAAGTTCTTTACAAGGAATTGTTACATCTCTTAATTGTCGGACAATCAGAATTGGTTCATACAGATATACACCTACAGAAAag GTATACATATCATCCAGAGGCATAAAAATAGTTGCACCATCATTGAAAAATGAGTCCAAAGAGGTTGCTCTTCAGATACAGTTAAAAGAAGTAGTGAAACTATTAGTGCATTTTGGCAAAGGATTAccagtgatatttttatacacaatgaGTAAATGCAGTAACTACATAAGGAAAGCACTGGATATGGTAGAAGATGGAG GGCCTTACTACAATCCAATGTCAAAAATCGATCCATATAAAAGGATAACGCTATTACCAGACTCTATCCCCGACGACGCTAAATTggcattaaaaacattatttggaAAACTGATGGATGAGTTAAACTCTCGAGAAGCAAATGAACTTTTAGTAAGGACATGTCCTAAAGAAAGCAATAATGTCACAAAAATGACTACTAGGTCTTTAAGTGCTTCCACTACAGCAACTAAGAG CTCAAATCCTGCTGAAATaagacaaatattaatttacccaCCTGGGAAAGGCGGTATTCCTATCAACACAGAAGATTATATGTGTCTAGCTCAAGATCAGTTTTTAAATGATGTcattatagatttttatctaaaatatttggTTCATGAAATGTTCTCAAATAGCCAGAGAGAAAAGACTCATATTTTTAGTACCTTCTTTTATAAAAGGCTCACTACCAAACCTAGCAAAGTGAATAGAAGTTCAAATCCTCACGAGTGGGATAGCAGTTTAACTCCAGCCCAAAAGAGGCATGCTCGGGTAAAAACCTGgacaaaaaatgttaatatttttgacaaagATTTTATTGTAGTTCCTATTAATGAGAATTGCCATTGGTTTGTGGCTATTATTTGTTTTCCCAGTTTAGATGGATGTAGAAGTATGGTAGACAATCGCACTGTTACaccacaagaaataaaaaagaaag AACGAAGATCATCTATGCAAATAGGTAATACAACAATAACACCACTAACTAAACAGGAACAACTTACTCTTAGCTGTGATTCTGATAATTTAAGTGAGCGTGATGAAGCTGAAGCAGag GAGAGTGATTTGGATATGCAATGTGATTCAGATGAGGATGAACCTGAAAAGAGTCCTGTTGAAAAGAAAGTAgaggaaaatattattagaaaaaacgAACCCATTAAACA acCATGTATATTGATATTTGATTCTCTCGCGGGTGCGTCGAGATCTCGTGTCGTAGCCACTTTACGAGATTATCTTACGTGTGAACATCAAGCAAAG GTAGCCCAGACgaagatttttaataaagataacattaaaGGCAGCTGTCCAAAAATTccgcaacaaaataattttacagacTGTGGTTTATATTTGTTGCAATATGTTGAACAGTTTTTTAAG gaCCCAGTTATGGATTATAGTCTCCCGATTAAACAGTTAGCAAATTGGTTTGATGAAATAGTTGTTACTCGCAAAAGGGAAGAGAtctcaaatttattaaaaagtttaatgcACAAATATAATCCAGATTCGCATTTAACTTTACCTGATATAACATTCCCTACATTAAATG GTAAATTAATAGAATCAGATGATCAACAAGATGAAGGTTCTGAAGGTGATAAGGCTAATTCAAGTTCCAGCAAACCACTAAAGTCTGAGGGCAAAGAGTCTGAAGTACAAACCCTGACATTTGTAAAACAGATTCCTGGTGCTGATATTCTAGTGAAACGCAATTTCTCGGATTCTCCTGACACCATACAAGTGCGAAAGACTATCAGACTCTCGAGTGATTCAGAGAACAGATCTATGGTTCAAATCAAACAAGAATTATTCAAGAAAAATGACAGCGAAAATCAAATTTTGATACCTATAAAGTTACAAGCCAGTGACTTAGTTAAAGACATTCAAAACACTTTAATagttaataagaataataaaaatatgggtGATAAAAAACATGGTGTACATAATCAGAATGTATCTGCTATAAACTGTATTCGACAAAATGTTGGCGAGAGTGATACTTCATTCCTTAAATCACGAAGGGTAAATAAACTTGAAGATATAATGAGTGAatctaataaaaagtttaagagGAATGAATGTTGA